The Oncorhynchus nerka isolate Pitt River linkage group LG12, Oner_Uvic_2.0, whole genome shotgun sequence genome includes a region encoding these proteins:
- the sst5 gene encoding somatostatin-1 codes for MLCSQLQVLLVALSASVFLARVSAAPHRDMLAELLRADTTKGNEDLSRTLLLKMMSDLMSTAVGENELLPDLEEALGVREEVVRQLPLSHRERKAGCRNFFWKTFTSC; via the exons ATGCTGTGTTCCCAACTGCAGGTGTTACTGGTGGCTCTATCTGCCTCAGTGTTTCTGGCGAGGGTCAGCGCTGCTCCACACAGAGACATGCTAGCTGAACTACTGAGAGCAGATACAACCAAAGGCAACGAG GATCTCTCCCGCACCCTCCTGCTGAAGATGATGTCGGACCTGATGAGCACAGCCGTGGGGGAGAACGAGCTCCTACCGGACCTGGAGGAGGCACTCggggtgagggaggaggtggTGCGCCAGCTACCCCTCTCCCATCGGGAACGCAAGGCTGGATGCCGGAACTTCTTTTGGAAGACATTCACATCGTGTTAA
- the LOC115138072 gene encoding thyroid receptor-interacting protein 6-like gives MSGPTWLPPRTLGSPERTVHQMSHSGPAMYRQPPMKVSSDPRPKYGVYDQKGGGGGLATRYMATGPTGGPMQHQEDTGFHPKSNDHYYQPPPHGLKEDRSWNPHMDSYELMHRGPEKPSGHHSNLDAEIDSLTCMLADLDSHPQNSTQLYDNVPYNKHISGDHYKPLTQPGALSQGRPSMGYPTQSQYHPAPPYPSDPHQVPQYSPQPDYTYAQVSKPYPQPVPASYTTSSTPTGPRFSVQVKTAQPVTYSQTGRQAEQAYTPPPPHQHSSRPPPQNQTGPQGWYPPHPASQAQELHSDGGYKEIPGGSRGRGNQGPTPKRGLENHQPGSREAPSPAYQPSKGSAAPRQEEELDRLTKKLVYDMNHPPTEEYFGRCARCGDNVLGDGSGCIAMEQVFHVECFTCITCHARLRGQPFYALDKKSYCESCYISTLERCSKCSKPILDRILRAMGKAYHPRCFNCVVCGCCLDGVPFTVDATSQIHCIDDFHRKFAPRCSVCGQAIMPEPGQEETVRIVALDRSFHVNCYVCEECGLLLSSEGEGRGCYPLDGHILCKGCSARRIQDLSAKISTDC, from the exons ATGTCTGGTCCCACCTGGCTGCCGCCAAGGACTCTGGGTAGCCCAGAGAGAACTGTTCATCAGATGTCCCACTCCGGGCCAGCCATGTACAGACAGCCGCCCATGAAGGTCTCCTCGGACCCCCGGCCCAAGTATGGGGTCTATGACCAGAAAGGAGGTGGAGGCGGACTGGCCACTAGGTACATGGCTACTGGACCCACAG GTGGACCCATGCAGCACCAAGAGGACACAGGGTTTCACCCTAAATCTAACGACCACTACTACCAACCACCTCCCCACGGGCTCAAAGAAGACCGGTCCTGGAACCCTCACATGGACAGCTATGAGCTAATG CATCGTGGACCTGAGAAGCCAAGTGGACACCACTCCAACCTCGATGCAGAGATTGACTCTCTCACCTGCATGCTGGCCGATCTGGACAGCCATCCACAGAACAGCACACAG CTGTACGATAACGTGCCTTACAACAAACACATCTCAGGGGACCACTACAAACCCTTAACCCAGCCAGGAGCACTCTCTCAGGGCAGGCCGTCCATGGGTTACCCCACCCAGTCCCAGTACCATCCAGCACCCCCTTACCCCAGTGATCCCCACCAGGTTCCCCAGTACTCCCCCCAGCCAGACTACACCTACGCCCAGGTGTCCAAACCCTACCCTCAGCCTGTCCCTGCCTCCTATACCACCTCTTCCACCCCTACTGGCCCGAGGTTCAGCGTCCAGGTAAAAACAGCCCAGCCTGTCACCTACTCCCAAACTGGTAGACAAGCCGAGCAGGCTTACACCCCTCCTCCGCCCCACCAGCACTCCTCGCGCCCCCCACCCCAGAACCAGACGGGCCCCCAGGGCTGGTACCCTCCCCATCCCGCATCCCAAGCCCAGGAGCTGCACTCTGATGGGGGCTACAAGGAGATCCCCGGGGGGTCTAGAGGGCGAGGGAACCAGGGCCCCACGCCCAAGAGAGGCCTGGAGAATCACCAACCAGGGTCAAGAGAGGCCCCAAGTCCTGCCTATCAGCCCAGCAAG GGGTCAGCAGCTCCGAGGCAAGAGGAGGAATTGGACCGGCTCACTAAGAAGTTGGTGTATGACATGAATCACCCACCTACAGAGGAATACTTTG GTCGCTGTGCGCGTTGCGGTGACAATGTGCTTGGAGATGGCAGTGGCTGTATCGCCATGGAGCAGGTGTTCCACGTGGAGTGTTTCACCTGCATCACCTGCCACGCCCGTCTCCGGGGGCAACCCTTCTACGCCCTGGACAAGAAGAGCTACTGCGAAAGCTGTTACATT AGTACCCTAGAGCGCTGCTCTAAGTGCTCCAAACCCATCTTGGACCGTATCCTGCGGGCCATGGGAAAGGCCTACCACCCGCGCTGCTTCAACTGTGTGGTGTGTGGCTGCTGCCTGGACGGGGTTCCCTTCACTGTGGACGCCACCTCCCAGATTCACTGCATAGATGACTTCCACAG GAAGTTTGCCCCACGCTGCTCAGTGTGTGGCCAGGCTATCATGCCCGAACCGGGACAGGAGGAGACCGTCAGGATAGTGGCGCTGGACCGCAGCTTCCACGTCAACTGCTACGTGTGTGAG GAGTGTGGTCTGCTCCTGTCCTCCGAGGGTGAGGGGCGAGGCTGTTACCCCCTGGATGGTCACATCCTGTGTAAGGGCTGCAGCGCCCGCCGCATCCAGGACCTTTCCGCCAAAATCTCCACTGACTGCTAA